A DNA window from Streptococcus sp. LPB0220 contains the following coding sequences:
- a CDS encoding S41 family peptidase has product MKKTAIFEDVISVMSHDSSTIKDRKGCDPDRFREKMTDDMTDDAFLYQVKAYLASFGVIGHVSFRDKKASQKGFLLRINGQKLYVEEANEDTGLQVGDQILALDGRDLDQIASLHKAYFISKTPERHYREWADLVSQSTSVTLLREGIEKTIKVVPSREPIQDHIFWKRLDDEILYLRLDNFMDERAISRVYQECLPMMTEVKFLLIDVRHNSGGTDSLYFPLLHLGLEKDQGYEGIDWDDDGMEILYTERNVDLRLKDFEDWMQQEEISPETVKLLEDMKEDLLRHRGKGYVPYQQESEEFFPEVRGGHYPERIFVLSDIYCASSGDNFVQMMKQFKKVTVVGRPTLGILDYSNCCTVDYGDYRLMFPTSRCLSLDQGKGMTDQGVEPDIEIPWSPDHFERDVDLDKCLELIHRGNVK; this is encoded by the coding sequence ATGAAAAAGACTGCTATTTTTGAAGATGTCATCTCGGTTATGAGCCATGATTCATCTACCATCAAGGATCGAAAAGGATGCGACCCCGATCGCTTTCGAGAAAAAATGACAGATGATATGACAGATGATGCCTTTCTCTATCAAGTTAAGGCTTACCTAGCTAGTTTTGGGGTGATCGGGCATGTTTCCTTTCGAGATAAAAAGGCCAGTCAAAAAGGGTTCCTTTTGAGAATAAATGGACAGAAACTGTATGTTGAGGAAGCTAATGAAGATACGGGTCTTCAAGTAGGAGATCAGATCCTAGCTCTGGATGGAAGAGACTTGGATCAGATAGCTTCTCTTCATAAAGCCTATTTTATCAGCAAGACCCCAGAAAGACATTATAGAGAATGGGCAGATTTGGTCTCTCAGTCAACGAGTGTCACCCTGCTTCGAGAAGGGATAGAAAAGACCATTAAAGTAGTACCCAGTCGAGAACCGATCCAGGATCATATCTTTTGGAAACGATTAGACGATGAGATTCTTTATCTTCGTCTGGATAACTTTATGGATGAGAGAGCTATTAGTCGGGTATATCAAGAGTGTTTACCTATGATGACGGAAGTCAAGTTTCTTCTCATTGATGTGAGACATAACAGTGGAGGGACAGATTCTTTATATTTCCCTCTATTACATCTAGGTTTAGAGAAGGATCAGGGCTATGAAGGCATTGATTGGGATGATGATGGCATGGAAATTCTCTACACGGAGCGTAATGTTGATCTGCGCTTGAAAGACTTTGAGGACTGGATGCAACAGGAAGAAATTAGTCCTGAAACAGTCAAGCTGCTTGAAGATATGAAAGAGGATTTGCTTCGCCATCGGGGGAAAGGCTATGTACCGTATCAGCAAGAAAGCGAGGAATTCTTCCCAGAGGTTAGAGGAGGCCACTATCCCGAACGGATCTTTGTCTTATCAGACATCTACTGCGCTTCTTCTGGAGATAATTTTGTCCAGATGATGAAGCAATTTAAGAAGGTAACGGTGGTAGGTAGACCAACTCTCGGAATTTTAGACTATTCCAATTGTTGTACCGTTGATTATGGTGATTATCGATTGATGTTTCCTACTTCTCGCTGTCTAAGCCTGGATCAAGGCAAAGGAATGACGGATCAAGGTGTTGAACCGGATATAGAGATTCCTTGGAGTCCTGACCATTTTGAAAGAGATGTGGATCTGGACAAGTGTCTGGAGTTAATTCATCGGGGGAATGTAAAATAA
- a CDS encoding teichoic acid D-Ala incorporation-associated protein DltX: MKHKTLYKFIGQTILYFAIFLALLYFFSYLGQGQGGFIYNEF; encoded by the coding sequence ATGAAACATAAAACACTTTATAAATTTATCGGGCAGACGATCTTGTATTTCGCCATTTTCCTAGCCCTACTTTATTTCTTTAGTTACCTTGGTCAAGGTCAGGGTGGCTTTATCTATAACGAATTTTAG
- the dltA gene encoding D-alanine--poly(phosphoribitol) ligase subunit DltA — protein sequence MSNQPITDMIETIERYAQLQPDYPVYNVLGEEHTYGQLKADSDSLAAYIDQMGLPEKSPVVVFGGQEYEMLATFVALTKSGHAYIPIDSHSALERVSAIVEVAEPSLIIAINEFPLENPAAPIMSLEQVREAYAAQHAYDLKHPVKGDDNYYIIFTSGTTGKPKGVQISHDNLLSFTNWMITDKEFATPERPQMLAQPPYSFDLSVMYWAPTLALGGTLFALPSAITQDFKQLFATIFSLPIAIWTSTPSFADMAMLSEDFNAEKMPGITHFYFDGEELTVKTAQKLRERFPNARIINAYGPTEATVALSAVAVTDEMLATLKRLPIGYTKEDSPTFIIDEAGNKLPNGEQGEIIVSGPAVSKGYMNNPEKTAEAFFEFEGLPAYHTGDVGTMTDEGLLLYGGRMDFQIKFNGYRIELEDVSQNLNKSKYIDSAVAVPRYNKDHKVQNLLAYVILKEGVKEQFEREIDITKAIKEDLENIMMSYMMPSKFLYRDSLPLTPNGKIDIKGLISEVNNR from the coding sequence GTGTCAAACCAACCAATTACTGATATGATCGAGACAATTGAACGTTATGCGCAACTACAACCAGACTATCCGGTTTACAATGTCCTTGGTGAGGAACATACCTATGGCCAATTGAAGGCTGATTCAGATAGCTTGGCTGCCTACATTGACCAAATGGGACTTCCTGAAAAGTCACCTGTAGTGGTCTTTGGTGGACAAGAGTATGAAATGTTAGCAACCTTTGTAGCCTTGACAAAATCTGGCCATGCCTATATCCCAATTGATAGCCACTCTGCCTTGGAGCGCGTGTCTGCCATTGTTGAAGTAGCAGAGCCAAGCTTGATTATTGCCATCAATGAATTTCCATTGGAAAACCCAGCTGCTCCAATCATGTCCTTGGAGCAAGTGCGTGAAGCTTATGCGGCTCAGCATGCCTATGACTTGAAACATCCGGTCAAAGGGGATGATAACTACTACATCATCTTTACCTCAGGGACAACTGGGAAACCAAAAGGGGTGCAAATTTCGCACGATAACTTGCTCAGCTTTACCAACTGGATGATTACGGACAAGGAATTTGCAACGCCAGAGCGTCCGCAAATGTTGGCGCAACCGCCCTATTCCTTTGACTTGTCTGTCATGTACTGGGCACCGACCTTGGCTCTTGGAGGAACGCTTTTTGCTCTTCCATCAGCTATCACTCAAGACTTCAAACAACTCTTTGCGACCATCTTTTCTCTTCCGATTGCTATCTGGACTTCAACACCATCTTTCGCAGATATGGCCATGTTGTCTGAGGATTTCAATGCTGAAAAGATGCCAGGTATCACCCATTTCTATTTTGATGGGGAAGAGTTGACCGTTAAAACGGCTCAGAAATTGCGCGAGCGTTTCCCAAATGCGCGCATCATCAATGCCTACGGCCCAACTGAGGCAACTGTAGCTCTTTCAGCTGTAGCCGTAACAGATGAGATGTTAGCTACTTTGAAACGTCTGCCAATTGGTTACACCAAAGAAGATTCTCCAACCTTCATCATTGATGAGGCAGGAAACAAATTGCCAAATGGTGAGCAAGGGGAGATCATCGTATCTGGCCCAGCCGTTTCAAAAGGTTATATGAATAATCCAGAGAAAACAGCAGAAGCTTTCTTCGAATTTGAAGGTCTTCCAGCCTACCATACAGGAGATGTCGGAACCATGACGGATGAAGGCCTCCTTCTCTACGGTGGACGGATGGACTTCCAAATCAAGTTTAACGGTTATCGTATCGAGCTAGAGGATGTCTCTCAAAACTTGAATAAATCGAAGTATATTGACTCAGCAGTCGCAGTACCGCGTTATAATAAAGATCACAAGGTCCAAAATCTCTTGGCCTATGTCATCTTAAAAGAGGGTGTCAAAGAACAATTTGAGCGCGAAATTGATATCACGAAAGCCATTAAGGAAGATTTAGAAAACATCATGATGTCTTATATGATGCCTTCAAAATTCCTCTATCGTGACAGCCTGCCATTAACACCAAACGGGAAAATCGACATCAAAGGGTTGATTAGCGAGGTTAATAACCGATGA